One stretch of Juglans microcarpa x Juglans regia isolate MS1-56 chromosome 3D, Jm3101_v1.0, whole genome shotgun sequence DNA includes these proteins:
- the LOC121255392 gene encoding bifunctional riboflavin biosynthesis protein RIBA 1, chloroplastic-like, with protein sequence MAFINTSSPSTTALSRLQLCKGFNLFNRLHSVNPSLARRYTADLPLIRLGGKLPLSIKGVGKTRATVISGEGDLLSYANENGVEENNSLIGDQSVGLGVQPDVVAFRTLAADTALTGSGFPIYDEFDMDLPTEGFSSIPEAIEDIRQGKIVVVVDDEDRENEGDLIMAAQLATPEAMAFIVKHGTGIVCVSMKGKDLERLQLPLMVAQKDNDEKLSTAFTVTVDAKHGTTTGVSARDRATTVLALASEDSKPDDFNRPGHIFPLKYRDGGVLKRAGHTEASVDLAVLAGLDPVAVLCEVVDDDGSMARLPKLRQFAEQENLKIISIADLIRYRRKRDKLVDRSAAARIPTMWGPFTAYCYKSILDGIEHIAMVKGDIGDGKDILVRVHSECLTGDIFGSARCDCGNQLALAMQQIEAAGRGVLVYLRGHEGRGIGLGHKLRAYNLQDDGRDTVEANEELGLPVDSREYGIGAQMLRDLGVRTMKLMTNNPAKYVGLKGYGLAIVGRVPLVTPVTKENKRYLETKRAKMGHVYGLEFNGRLSSLISGNGKQSVSGASNAVPEA encoded by the exons ATGGCATTCATCAACACATCTTCTCCTTCAACAACAGCTCTCTCTCGCCTCCA GTTATGCAAAGGCTTCAATTTGTTCAACCGGTTGCACTCGGTGAATCCTTCTCTGGCAAGAAGGTATACAGCTGATCTTCCCTTGATCCGGTTGGGTGGGAAATTGCCCTTAAGTATTAAGGGTGTTGGTAAAACTAGAGCTACAGTCATATCTGGTGAAGGTGACCTTCTATCTTATGCCAATGAGAATGGTGTTGAGGAAAATAACTCTCTCATTGGTGATCAATCAGTTGGACTTGGCGTACAACCTGATGTGGTTGCATTCAGAACACTTGCAGCAGATACTGCTCTTACGGGGAGTGGTTTTCCCATTTATGATGAATTTGATATGGATCTCCCTACAGAAGGTTTTTCTTCCATCCCCGAGGCCATTGAGGACATTCGCCAGGGAAAG ATTGTAGTGGTTGTGGATGATGAGGACAGAGAAAATGAAGGAGATTTAATTATGGCGGCACAGTTGGCAACACCTGAGGCTATGGCTTTCATAGTGAAGCATGGAACTGGCATAGTTTGCGTGAGTATGAAAGGTAAAGACCTGGAGAGATTACAGCTCCCTCTGATGGTGGCCCAGAAGGATAATGATGAGAAACTTAGCACTGCTTTTACAGTGACCGTG GATGCCAAACATGGTACAACCACAGGGGTATCTGCTCGTGATAGGGCAACAACAGTATTGGCTCTTGCATCCGAAGACTCAAAACCTGATGATTTCAACCGTCCGGGCCATATTTTTCCATTGAAATATAGAGATGGTGGTGTTTTGAAAAGAGCTGGGCATACAGAAGCTTCTGTGGATCTTGCCGTGCTTGCTGGGTTGGACCCTGTTGCAGTTCTATGTGAGGTTGTGGATGATGATGGTTCCATGGCTAGATTACCAAAGCTTCGTCAATTTGCAGAGCaggagaatttgaaaattatatccATTGCTGATTTGATTAG GTATAGAAGGAAAAGAGATAAATTAGTCGATCGCTCTGCTGCTGCCAGGATACCTACAATGTGGGGGCCTTTTACAGCCTACTGTTATAAATCCATTTTAGATGGGATTGAACACATTGCAATGGTTAAG GGTGACATTGGGGATGGGAAGGATATTCTTGTGAGAGTACACTCAGAATGTCTCACAGGAGATATTTTTGGATCAGCAAGATGCGACTGTGGAAACCAGCTGGCACTTGCCATGCAGCAGATTGAGGCTGCTGGCAGGGGTGTACTGGTGTACCTCCGTGGACATGAAGGGAGGGGCATTGGTTTGGGCCACAAGCTTCGTGCTTATAATCTACAAGATGATGGGCGTGATACAGTGGAAGCCAATGAGGAGTTAGGCTTGCCTGTTGACTCCCGAGAATATGGCATTGGTGCACAG ATGCTTAGGGATTTAGGTGTTCGAACAATGAAGCTAATGACCAACAACCCTGCTAAGTATGTTGGGCTCAAGGGTTATGGTTTGGCGATTGTGGGCAGGGTGCCATTAGTAACTCCGGTTACAAAAGAGAACAAGAGATATTTAGAGACCAAGCGTGCTAAAATGGGCCATGTCTATGGTTTGGAATTTAACGGCCGATTAAGTAGTCTTATCAGTGGCAATGGTAAACAGAGTGTCAGTGGTGCATCCAATGCTGTTCCTGAGGCTTGA
- the LOC121255499 gene encoding uncharacterized protein LOC121255499, whose translation MLRTGSWVSCNLRGILQLLRHDMISCSSYMYRGYRPVFAVDKFEKGYWMNRGFRLISTSTGGNWSKLDGNAVNHDNDKVEIPAPAPTPAAAPSPPKLFFFRWAKWILGSILALSLPMWNRDWGKLRRIEGDAEMVVEEVEIVAQVVEKVASVAEKVSAEFAEKLPENGKLKEAALLVERVSKEAAHDAQLTTDFIHKADVLKEDLEALVEPVIDKISKQESEAAGK comes from the exons ATGCTCAGAACAGGTTCCTGGGTTTCCTGCAACTTGCGGGGTATTCTTCAACTACTTCGTCATGACATGATATCTTGCTCCAGCTATATGTATCGGGGATACCGTCCGGTTTTTGCTGTAGATAAGTTTGAAAAAGGTTATTGGATGAACCGAGGGTTTCGGTTAATCAGCACCAGTACTGGCGGAAACTGGTCAAAACTCGATGGCAACGC gGTCAATCATGACAATGACAAGGTTGAAATACCCGCACCAGCACCAACACCAGCGGCAGCACCTTCCCCTCCAAAGTTGTTCTTCTTTCGCTG GGCAAAATGGATCTTGGGATCTATATTAGCTTTGTCACTACCAATGTGGAATCGGGATTGGGGGAAACTACGAAGGATCGAAG GAGACGCGGAAATGGTGGTGGAAGAGGTTGAAATCGTGGCTCAAGTTGTAGAAAAGGTAGCTAGTGTGGCAGAGAAGGTATCAGCAGAGTTTGCAGAAAAGCTTCCTGAGAATGGTAAACTCAAGGAAGCAGCTTTGTTAGTAGAACGTGTTTCAAAAGAGGCTGCCCATGATGCTCAACTAACAACAGATTTCATTCACAAG GCGGATGTGTTGAAGGAAGACTTGGAGGCATTGGTTGAACCCGTGATCGATAAGATATCCAAGCAAGAATCCGAAGCAGCTGGCAAGTAA
- the LOC121255435 gene encoding E3 ubiquitin-protein ligase RING1-like — MGVQHHRKLTEDSENTPCLSQCSKTVPGNCPQLCSKLCPCLSDLVPPPRSTTSDLDGKSEKSPHKISPFWIATITFLVAAFLLVCFYAIYSRYYLRRQNPRRRSQRGTVETQDEFLDEEDGSVVDHPIWHIRTVGLQQSIISSIAVCKYKRGEGLVEEAECSVCLSEFEEDEALRLLPKCSHAFHIPCIDTWLRSHTNCPMCRAPIVVQAPSLEAHVDNSSPGEETQVGIPSSSGTGSSDREEDERACELTIGLEEEGESDVVNGGKRYENSNEEVNDIQPMRRSVSLDSLSASKISLAIANTFPTDSDGISNTQRVRVNESNKRIVPRRLEGNRKSLELLGSSSKGRSLTNKPVSMKRSFSWNGKFVLFNYSQSRDLVLRSF; from the coding sequence atgGGGGTGCAGCACCATAGAAAGCTGACAGAAGATTCAGAAAACACACCCTGTCTATCACAATGTTCGAAAACTGTTCCAGGCAATTGTCCACAGCTATGTTCAAAACTCTGCCCATGCTTGTCAGATTTGGTTCCTCCTCCACGGAGTACTACCTCTGATTTGGATGGCAAGTCAGAAAAATCCCCCCATAAGATCTCCCCTTTCTGGATCGCCACGATCACATTTCTCGTCGCCGCTTTTCTCCTTGTTTGCTTCTATGCTATTTATTCGAGGTACTATTTACGTAGGCAGAATCCGAGGAGGAGGTCACAGCGGGGAACTGTGGAGACCCAGGATGAGTTTCTTGATGAAGAAGATGGATCTGTGGTGGATCATCCCATTTGGCACATCCGCACCGTCGGTCTTCAACAGTCGATTATCAGTTCGATCGCGGTGTGTAAGTATAAAAGAGGTGAAGGTCTTGTTGAAGAAGCAGAGTGCTCTGTTTGCTTGAGCGAGTTTGAAGAAGACGAGGCTCTTAGACTTTTGCCCAAGTGCAGTCATGCTTTTCATATTCCCTGTATTGATACTTGGCTTAGATCTCATACCAATTGTCCCATGTGTCGTGCACCCATAGTAGTCCAGGCGCCATCGCTGGAGGCTCATGTCGATAATTCCAGTCCAGGGGAAGAAACCCAGGTGGGAATTCCGTCAAGCAGTGGTACTGGATCCTCCGATAGAGAGGAAGATGAGCGGGCTTGTGAGTTAACCATTGGGttagaggaagagggagaatcAGATGTTGTGAATGGTGGAAAAAGATACGAGAATTCGAATGAAGAAGTAAACGACATACAACCGATGAGAAGATCAGTTTCCTTGGATTCTTTGTCAGCTTCAAAGATCAGCCTCGCTATAGCGAATACTTTTCCGACAGATTCCGATGGGATTTCAAATACGCAACGGGTAAGAGTGAACGAATCCAATAAAAGAATCGTTCCGCGAAGACTCGAAGGGAATCGGAAGTCGTTAGAACTATTGGGCAGTTCTTCGAAAGGTAGATCGCTGACAAATAAGCCTGTTTCCATGAAGAGATCGTTTTCATGGAATGGGAAATTCGTGTTATTCAACTACAGCCAGAGCCGAGACTTGGTTTTGCGAAGCTTTTGA
- the LOC121255514 gene encoding classical arabinogalactan protein 1-like gives MAHSGISVLMLLLTAMLVSCTIAQSPASSPKTSPPVSSPTSPAVTPPVSVPSPQAAAPSPTAVNSPPSPSPASSEAPASPSSSISPPSEARGPAVSGAVSNRLALAGSVALAVSAGFLMI, from the coding sequence ATGGCTCACTCAGGCATTTCCGTTCTTATGCTACTACTGACCGCAATGTTGGTGAGCTGCACCATAGCACAGTCTCCAGCGTCGTCCCCGAAGACATCTCCGCCGGTCTCGTCTCCCACCTCTCCGGCAGTGACTCCTCCAGTTTCTGTTCCTTCTCCTCAGGCGGCTGCTCCATCTCCGACTGCAGTTAACTCTCCTCCGTCGCCGTCTCCCGCGTCCTCCGAAGCTCCGGCGAGCCCTTCCTCATCGATCTCTCCACCGTCCGAAGCACGGGGACCGGCCGTGAGCGGTGCCGTTTCCAACCGTCTCGCACTCGCTGGATCTGTGGCTCTAGCGGTATCCGCTGGGTTTTTGATGATCTAG
- the LOC121254180 gene encoding classical arabinogalactan protein 7-like, with the protein MARLSFSSLMAVLVAFSVASTMAQPPAPSPSKSPLASPPTKVLAPAQSPAATTPASAPSPAPPTSAPSPTVVTSPPSPSPVSPEASASPPASIAATPSEAPGPAENSAVLSRVGSAGSLGVGVFAAAALLF; encoded by the coding sequence ATGGCTCGCTTAAGTTTTTCTTCCTTAATGGCAGTGCTGGTAGCATTTTCTGTGGCCTCCACCATGGCACAGCCCCCGGCGCCGTCTCCCTCAAAATCCCCACTAGCGAGTCCACCAACGAAAGTCCTTGCTCCTGCGCAGTCTCCGGCCGCTACGACTCCCGCATCTGCGCCGTCTCCTGCTCCGCCGACGAGTGCTCCGTCCCCGACAGTGGTGACCTCTCCGCCGTCGCCTTCCCCTGTTTCTCCTGAGGCTTCGGCGAGCCCTCCTGCATCAATTGCTGCTACACCTTCGGAAGCTCCTGGGCCGGCAGAGAACAGCGCGGTTTTGAGCAGAGTCGGGTCCGCTGGATCTCTAGGCGTCGGAGTATTCGCAGCAGCAGCTTTGCTTTTTTGA